Proteins encoded by one window of Prosthecobacter debontii:
- the tadA gene encoding tRNA adenosine(34) deaminase TadA: MSLIVPPVIDPATDEHYMREALRMARKAARQDEVPIGAVIVHQGTVIGRSWNQVETLKDATAHAEMLALTQAESALEDWRLADCDLYVTKEPCPMCAGAIVHCRIRRVIFGCGDPKGGGAGGFWNLLQAPNLNHRSEITPDVLAEESVALLKAFFAEARKRKALGLTHTKGIGGNPSAVSNEDASIFDGP; this comes from the coding sequence ATGAGCCTGATCGTGCCCCCCGTGATCGACCCGGCGACGGATGAGCACTACATGCGTGAAGCCCTGCGCATGGCGCGGAAAGCAGCCCGTCAGGATGAGGTGCCCATCGGCGCTGTCATCGTGCATCAGGGGACTGTCATCGGTCGCTCCTGGAATCAGGTGGAGACCCTCAAAGACGCCACCGCTCATGCCGAGATGCTGGCGCTGACGCAGGCTGAAAGTGCCCTGGAAGACTGGCGGCTGGCCGACTGTGATCTGTATGTGACCAAGGAGCCCTGCCCGATGTGTGCAGGGGCCATTGTTCACTGCCGGATCCGGCGCGTCATCTTTGGCTGTGGCGATCCCAAAGGCGGTGGGGCAGGCGGCTTCTGGAATCTGCTCCAGGCACCGAATCTGAATCATCGCAGCGAGATCACCCCCGATGTCTTAGCCGAGGAAAGCGTGGCCTTGCTCAAGGCTTTCTTTGCCGAGGCCCGCAAACGCAAAGCCTTGGGGCTGACGCATACGAAAGGCATCGGAGGAAACCCCTCGGCGGTGTCCAATGAAGATGCGTCGATCTTTGACGGGCCGTGA
- the ftsY gene encoding signal recognition particle-docking protein FtsY — protein MAGFFKSLLQRFTKPDIDWDDLEAALIAGDLGPRLSLQIVEDLQAQQRKLHGADIVKVAREHVRKILPNSVTPMSKLDGKPKVVLVIGVNGTGKTTSTAKLAYLLNKGGAKVVLAAADTFRAAAVEQLEVWSQRLNIPMVKGPPNGDPASVCFEAYDLAQRTQADFLLCDTAGRLHNKHNLMEELKKIHRILGRKDETSPHEVLLVVDATTGANALQQAREFHKIIPLTGVIVTKLDGSGKGGVLVNIQQELGVPTRYIGLGEKVEEFQRFDPNRFVEELL, from the coding sequence ATGGCTGGCTTTTTCAAATCCCTCCTGCAGCGCTTCACCAAACCCGATATCGATTGGGATGATCTGGAGGCTGCTTTGATCGCCGGTGATCTGGGCCCGCGTCTCTCCCTCCAGATCGTGGAGGATCTCCAGGCCCAGCAGCGGAAGCTTCACGGCGCCGACATCGTCAAGGTGGCCCGTGAGCACGTGCGCAAGATCCTGCCCAATAGTGTGACGCCGATGAGCAAGCTGGACGGCAAACCCAAGGTGGTGCTGGTGATCGGTGTCAATGGCACAGGTAAGACTACCTCCACGGCGAAGCTGGCCTACTTGCTGAACAAAGGCGGTGCCAAAGTGGTGCTGGCCGCAGCGGATACCTTCCGTGCAGCGGCGGTTGAGCAGCTTGAGGTATGGTCCCAGCGCCTGAACATCCCCATGGTCAAAGGGCCGCCGAATGGAGACCCCGCATCGGTGTGTTTCGAGGCCTACGATCTCGCCCAGCGCACTCAGGCTGACTTCCTGCTGTGCGACACTGCAGGCCGTCTGCACAATAAGCACAACCTCATGGAGGAACTGAAAAAGATTCACCGCATCCTCGGGCGTAAAGACGAGACCTCCCCGCATGAGGTGCTGCTGGTGGTGGATGCCACCACGGGGGCCAATGCCCTGCAACAAGCCCGTGAGTTTCATAAGATCATTCCGCTGACCGGTGTCATCGTGACCAAGCTGGATGGCAGCGGCAAAGGCGGCGTGCTGGTGAACATCCAGCAGGAGCTCGGCGTGCCCACCCGTTACATCGGTCTGGGAGAAAAAGTGGAGGAGTTTCAACGCTTCGACCCCAACCGTTTTGTGGAGGAACTGCTATGA